In one window of Chiloscyllium punctatum isolate Juve2018m chromosome 11, sChiPun1.3, whole genome shotgun sequence DNA:
- the ndufaf7 gene encoding protein arginine methyltransferase NDUFAF7, mitochondrial isoform X3, whose product MMRFFPELKRLCAGVSSYISRKSSPVCGRLWAGQWMRSCSRTSQIMKEGSQDNIMLKHLISKIKSTGPISVAEYMREVLTNPVTGYYQHRDVLGPQGDFITSPEISQIFGELLGVWCISEWMAAGKPKTLQLVELGPGRGTLASDALRVFSQLNSMLKDSEISVHLVEVSPKLGEVQAQLLTEGEQHLRHDPNGAIYKTGTTKTGLPISWYKDLQDVPRGFSFYIAHEFFDVLPIHKFQKTKHGWREILIDIEPNSPEKLRFVLAPHATLASKTLIQNDDERDHIEICPEAGIIVQNLASRITEDGGAAMIADYGHNGTKTDTFRGFRGHQQHDVLTAPGTADLTADVDFSYLRQMTKGKVTSLGPIPQHEFLKNMGIDVRLQNL is encoded by the exons ATGATGAGGTTCTTTCCTGAATTAAAACGTTTATGTGCAGGAGTTTCCTCCTACATTTCTAGAAAAAGCTCTCCAG TTTGTGGAAGATTGTGGGCAGGTCAATGGATGAGATCATGTTCCAGAACTTCACAAATTATGAAAGAAGGCAGCCAAGATAATATAATGCTAAAGCACTTGATTTCAAAAATAAAATCAACAGGCCCGATTTCAGTCGCAGAATATATGAGGGAAGTTTTAACCAACCCTGTCACA GGATATTATCAACACAGAGATGTTCTAGGACCACAGGGAGACTTCATTACTTCACCTGAAATTAGTCAGATTTTTGGAGAA CTACTTGGAGTGTGGTGCATAAGCGAATGGATGGCTGCTGGGAAACCAAAAACACTTCAACTAGTAGAACTTGGACCTGGTAGGGGTACTTTAGCGAGTGATGCTTTAAGG GTTTTCAGCCAACTCAATTCTATGTTGAAGGATTCTGAAATTTCAGTGCATTTGGTTGAGGTGAGCCCAAAGCTTGGTGAAGTTCAAGCGCAGCTTCTGACTGAAGGAGAGCAGCATTTAAGACATGATCCAAATGGTGCAATTTATAAAACAGGTACAACCAAAACAGGGCTTCCAATCTCCTGGTACAAGGATCTACAGGATGTACCTAGAG GATTCAGCTTTTATATTGCACATGAGTTTTTTGATGTACTTCCAATACACAAGTTCCAG AAAACGAAGCATGGATGGCGTGAGATATTGATCGACATTGAACCAAATTCACCTGAAAAACTTCGGTTTGTTCTAGCACCTCACGCTACTTTGGCTTCCAAAACATTAATTCAg AACGATGATGAAAGAGACCATATAGAGATATGCCCTGAGGCTGGTATCATTGTTCAGAATCTAGCCAGCAGGATCACTGAAGATGGGGGAGCAGCAATGATTGCTGACTATGGCCATAATGGAACAAAAACTGACACATTTAGA GGTTTTCGTGGACATCAGCAGCATGATGTGCTCACAGCACCTGGAACTGCAGACCTGACCGCAGATGTTGATTTCAGCTACCTTCGGCAAATGACAAAGGGTAAAGTGACCTCCCTAGGACCAATTCCCCAGCATGAGTTTTTGAAGAATATGGGCATTGATGTGAGACTTCAG
- the ndufaf7 gene encoding protein arginine methyltransferase NDUFAF7, mitochondrial isoform X2: MMRFFPELKRLCAGVSSYISRKSSPVCGRLWAGQWMRSCSRTSQIMKEGSQDNIMLKHLISKIKSTGPISVAEYMREVLTNPVTGYYQHRDVLGPQGDFITSPEISQIFGELLGVWCISEWMAAGKPKTLQLVELGPGRGTLASDALRVFSQLNSMLKDSEISVHLVEVSPKLGEVQAQLLTEGEQHLRHDPNGAIYKTGTTKTGLPISWYKDLQDVPRGFSFYIAHEFFDVLPIHKFQKTKHGWREILIDIEPNSPEKLRFVLAPHATLASKTLIQNDDERDHIEICPEAGIIVQNLASRITEDGGAAMIADYGHNGTKTDTFRGFRGHQQHDVLTAPGTADLTADVDFSYLRQMTKGKVTSLGPIPQHEFLKNMGIDVRLQNCRSFRGPLGCSLTRQRNN, encoded by the exons ATGATGAGGTTCTTTCCTGAATTAAAACGTTTATGTGCAGGAGTTTCCTCCTACATTTCTAGAAAAAGCTCTCCAG TTTGTGGAAGATTGTGGGCAGGTCAATGGATGAGATCATGTTCCAGAACTTCACAAATTATGAAAGAAGGCAGCCAAGATAATATAATGCTAAAGCACTTGATTTCAAAAATAAAATCAACAGGCCCGATTTCAGTCGCAGAATATATGAGGGAAGTTTTAACCAACCCTGTCACA GGATATTATCAACACAGAGATGTTCTAGGACCACAGGGAGACTTCATTACTTCACCTGAAATTAGTCAGATTTTTGGAGAA CTACTTGGAGTGTGGTGCATAAGCGAATGGATGGCTGCTGGGAAACCAAAAACACTTCAACTAGTAGAACTTGGACCTGGTAGGGGTACTTTAGCGAGTGATGCTTTAAGG GTTTTCAGCCAACTCAATTCTATGTTGAAGGATTCTGAAATTTCAGTGCATTTGGTTGAGGTGAGCCCAAAGCTTGGTGAAGTTCAAGCGCAGCTTCTGACTGAAGGAGAGCAGCATTTAAGACATGATCCAAATGGTGCAATTTATAAAACAGGTACAACCAAAACAGGGCTTCCAATCTCCTGGTACAAGGATCTACAGGATGTACCTAGAG GATTCAGCTTTTATATTGCACATGAGTTTTTTGATGTACTTCCAATACACAAGTTCCAG AAAACGAAGCATGGATGGCGTGAGATATTGATCGACATTGAACCAAATTCACCTGAAAAACTTCGGTTTGTTCTAGCACCTCACGCTACTTTGGCTTCCAAAACATTAATTCAg AACGATGATGAAAGAGACCATATAGAGATATGCCCTGAGGCTGGTATCATTGTTCAGAATCTAGCCAGCAGGATCACTGAAGATGGGGGAGCAGCAATGATTGCTGACTATGGCCATAATGGAACAAAAACTGACACATTTAGA GGTTTTCGTGGACATCAGCAGCATGATGTGCTCACAGCACCTGGAACTGCAGACCTGACCGCAGATGTTGATTTCAGCTACCTTCGGCAAATGACAAAGGGTAAAGTGACCTCCCTAGGACCAATTCCCCAGCATGAGTTTTTGAAGAATATGGGCATTGATGTGAGACTTCAG